A genomic segment from Alistipes senegalensis JC50 encodes:
- a CDS encoding indolepyruvate oxidoreductase subunit beta, translating to MKRDIILSGVGGQGILSIATVIGRAALAEGLQLKQAEVHGMSQRGGDVQSNLRISSSAIHADLIPRGKADLIVSLEPMEALRYLPWLAPDGWVITGTVPVVNIPDYPDAEALQRELDSLPHAVTLDTDALARAAASPRSANMVLLGAAAPMLGIGTERLEAGIRDIFARKGEQVVEMNLAAFRAGCEATRKQTKR from the coding sequence ATGAAACGCGACATCATACTTTCAGGAGTCGGAGGGCAAGGCATCCTCTCCATCGCCACCGTCATCGGACGGGCGGCCCTCGCCGAAGGGTTGCAGCTGAAGCAGGCCGAGGTCCACGGCATGAGCCAGCGGGGCGGCGACGTACAGTCGAACCTGCGCATCTCCTCGTCGGCGATCCATGCGGACCTCATCCCGCGGGGCAAGGCCGACCTCATCGTCTCGCTCGAACCGATGGAGGCGCTGCGCTACCTGCCGTGGCTGGCGCCCGACGGATGGGTCATCACCGGCACGGTTCCGGTGGTCAACATCCCCGACTACCCCGACGCCGAGGCCCTGCAACGCGAACTGGACTCCCTGCCGCACGCGGTGACGCTCGACACCGACGCCCTGGCCCGGGCCGCGGCATCGCCCCGTTCGGCCAACATGGTGCTGCTGGGCGCCGCCGCGCCGATGCTGGGCATCGGGACCGAGCGGCTCGAAGCGGGCATCCGCGACATCTTCGCACGCAAGGGCGAACAGGTGGTGGAGATGAACCTCGCGGCGTTCCGCGCCGGCTGCGAAGCGACCCGAAAACAGACGAAACGATGA
- a CDS encoding thiamine pyrophosphate-dependent enzyme — MEKRELLLGDEALALGALHAGLSGVYAYPGTPSTEITEYIQGHPLAAARGVHRTWSSNEKTAVEEALGMSFAGKRALVCMKHVGMNVAADAFVNSAMTGANGGLVVVAADDPSMHSSQNEQDSRFYGKFALVPTFEPSTQQEAYDMAKAAFELSERFRIPVLMRLTTRMAHSRAVVEVTEPRAENELHAPADTRRWVLMPGNSRVRYKGLLDDYARLEEAAAASPFNAYAEGPDKRLGIIACGIAHNYVMENYPDGCPHPVLKLSQYPLPRDLVRRMASECQALLVVEEGQPVVEEAVRGVLPGPLPIRGRLTGELPRTGELTPDSVRAALGMAPHRTHPASEIVVPRPPALCQGCGHRDMYAALTEVVREEYPSGRVFSDIGCYTLGWLAPFHAIDTCVDMGASITMAKGAADAGQHPSIAVIGDSTFTHSGMTGLLDAVNERANITVIISDNLTTGMTGGQDSAGTGRLEQICAGIGVDPEHIRVTVPLPKNREELKAMIREEIAWPGVSVIIPRRECIQTAKRHNTAKK, encoded by the coding sequence ATGGAAAAACGCGAACTTTTACTCGGAGACGAAGCCCTCGCGCTGGGGGCGCTCCATGCGGGACTGTCGGGTGTCTATGCCTATCCGGGCACACCCTCGACCGAAATCACCGAATACATCCAGGGACATCCCCTCGCCGCCGCGCGCGGCGTCCACCGCACGTGGTCGTCGAACGAAAAGACGGCCGTGGAAGAGGCGCTCGGCATGTCGTTCGCCGGCAAACGCGCGCTGGTCTGCATGAAGCACGTGGGCATGAACGTGGCGGCCGACGCCTTCGTCAACTCGGCGATGACCGGGGCCAACGGCGGACTGGTCGTCGTGGCGGCCGACGACCCTTCGATGCACTCCTCGCAGAACGAGCAAGATTCACGCTTCTACGGGAAATTCGCCCTCGTGCCGACGTTCGAACCCTCGACGCAGCAGGAGGCTTACGACATGGCGAAGGCCGCGTTCGAACTCTCGGAGCGGTTCCGGATTCCGGTGCTGATGCGCCTGACGACCCGCATGGCCCACTCGCGGGCGGTGGTCGAGGTGACGGAGCCCCGGGCCGAAAACGAACTGCACGCGCCCGCCGACACCCGCCGGTGGGTGCTCATGCCGGGCAACTCGCGCGTGAGGTACAAAGGTCTGCTGGACGACTACGCCCGGCTGGAAGAGGCCGCCGCCGCGAGCCCGTTCAACGCCTATGCGGAGGGTCCGGACAAACGGCTGGGCATCATCGCCTGCGGCATCGCCCACAACTACGTGATGGAGAACTATCCCGACGGCTGTCCGCATCCGGTGCTGAAACTGTCGCAATACCCGCTGCCCCGCGATCTGGTGCGGCGCATGGCCTCGGAGTGCCAGGCGCTGCTCGTCGTCGAGGAGGGGCAGCCCGTCGTCGAGGAGGCCGTGCGGGGCGTACTACCGGGCCCCCTGCCGATCCGGGGCCGCCTGACAGGCGAACTGCCCCGCACCGGGGAGCTCACGCCCGACAGCGTGCGCGCGGCCCTCGGAATGGCCCCGCACCGGACGCACCCCGCCAGCGAGATCGTCGTTCCCCGTCCGCCCGCGCTGTGCCAGGGATGCGGACACCGCGACATGTACGCCGCGCTGACCGAGGTGGTCCGCGAGGAGTACCCCTCCGGCAGGGTTTTCAGCGACATCGGCTGCTACACGCTGGGGTGGCTGGCGCCGTTCCACGCCATCGACACCTGCGTGGACATGGGGGCCTCGATCACCATGGCCAAAGGCGCCGCCGACGCGGGACAGCACCCCTCGATCGCCGTGATCGGCGACTCGACCTTCACCCATTCGGGCATGACGGGGCTGCTGGACGCCGTGAACGAGCGGGCGAACATCACGGTCATCATCTCGGACAACCTCACGACGGGCATGACCGGCGGTCAGGATTCGGCCGGCACGGGGCGTCTCGAACAGATATGCGCCGGCATCGGCGTCGATCCGGAGCACATCCGCGTGACGGTACCGCTGCCCAAGAACCGCGAAGAGCTGAAAGCGATGATCCGCGAGGAGATCGCCTGGCCGGGCGTATCGGTCATCATCCCGCGCCGCGAGTGCATCCAGACCGCAAAAAGACATAACACGGCAAAAAAATAA
- a CDS encoding RNA polymerase sigma factor: protein MERRPTESEKFVNRVNGKEPAAWEELYARYYKALCAYSASLTGDAAFAEDLVQELLLRMWQSDRTFSVLPELASYLYRSVYRNSLAYRRDRSNRESLLRNMHEQSLRDGNSPPHVDPEEESGLLAGMVGEEVIRRLYSDIRALPSEQSRIIRLSIAGFKGAEIARRLGISINTVKTQKYRGYRSLRLKLSKFVFLFGSLLALFADLK from the coding sequence ATGGAGAGAAGACCGACGGAATCGGAAAAGTTCGTGAACCGGGTCAACGGGAAAGAGCCCGCTGCCTGGGAGGAGCTTTACGCCCGTTACTACAAGGCGCTCTGCGCCTACTCCGCGTCGCTGACGGGCGATGCCGCCTTCGCCGAGGATCTCGTTCAGGAGTTGCTGCTCCGGATGTGGCAGTCGGACCGGACCTTTTCGGTGCTTCCCGAACTTGCGTCCTACCTCTACCGTTCGGTCTACCGCAATTCGCTGGCTTACAGGCGTGACCGCAGCAACCGCGAATCGTTGCTGCGCAACATGCACGAACAGAGCCTGCGCGACGGAAATTCCCCCCCCCACGTCGATCCCGAGGAGGAGTCCGGGCTACTTGCCGGAATGGTCGGCGAGGAGGTTATCCGCCGGCTTTACAGCGACATCCGCGCGCTGCCTTCGGAGCAGAGCCGGATCATACGCCTCTCGATCGCCGGGTTCAAGGGCGCGGAGATCGCCCGCCGGCTGGGCATCAGCATCAATACGGTCAAAACCCAGAAGTACCGCGGCTATCGTTCGCTGCGGCTCAAACTCAGCAAGTTCGTCTTCCTTTTCGGCTCCCTTCTCGCGCTGTTCGCCGACCTGAAATAG
- a CDS encoding Lrp/AsnC family transcriptional regulator, which yields MDRLDKTDLQILRILQENARLTTKELAARVHLSPTPVFERLKRLDNEGYIRKYVAVLDAEKLHCGFVVFCSVKLRRLNRDIAAEFTRIVRGIPEVTECYNISGDYDYLLKIHAPDMKYYQEFTLNVLGTIDSLGSLMSTFVMDEVKHDYGIPIGNL from the coding sequence ATGGACAGACTCGACAAGACCGATTTGCAGATCCTGCGCATCCTGCAAGAGAACGCCCGCCTGACGACCAAGGAGCTCGCCGCACGTGTGCATCTCTCGCCCACGCCCGTATTCGAACGACTCAAGCGGCTCGACAACGAGGGCTATATCCGCAAATACGTCGCCGTGCTCGACGCCGAGAAGCTCCACTGCGGCTTCGTCGTCTTTTGCAGCGTAAAGCTCCGGCGCCTCAACCGCGACATCGCCGCCGAATTTACGCGCATCGTGCGCGGAATTCCCGAGGTCACCGAGTGCTACAACATCTCGGGCGACTACGACTATCTGCTGAAAATACACGCCCCCGACATGAAATACTATCAGGAGTTCACGCTCAACGTGTTGGGAACCATCGACAGCCTCGGGTCGCTCATGAGCACTTTCGTCATGGACGAGGTGAAACACGACTACGGCATCCCGATCGGGAACCTGTGA
- a CDS encoding O-acetylhomoserine aminocarboxypropyltransferase/cysteine synthase family protein, whose product MKRENLHFETLQLHVGQERPDPVTDARAVPIYQTTSYVFRDSAHAAARFGLQDPGNIYGRLTNPTQSVFEERVAALEGGVAALAVASGAAAIAYAFQNITRAGEHIVAAETIYGGTYNLLANTLPTYGVTATFVDPSDVANFERAVRPETRAIFIETLGNPNSNVIDIEAVAAVAHRHGIPLIVDNTFGTPYLIRPIEHGADIVVHSATKFIGGHGTSLGGVIVDSGRFDWAASGKFPQLSEPDPSYHGVRFTEAAGAAAYAVRIRAILLRDTGAALSPFNAFILLQGLETLSLRVERHVQNALKVVEYLSHHPGVVRVNHPALPGHPDHALYERYFPQGGGSIFTFEIRGGQEEAHRFIDSLEIFSLLANVADVKSLVIHPATTTHSQLSPEELAAQGITPATVRLSVGTEHVDDLIADIEQALDAAVR is encoded by the coding sequence ATGAAACGCGAAAATCTCCACTTCGAAACGCTGCAACTCCATGTGGGCCAGGAGCGGCCCGATCCCGTGACCGACGCACGTGCGGTGCCGATCTATCAGACCACCTCTTATGTCTTCCGCGACTCGGCGCACGCCGCCGCCCGTTTCGGATTGCAGGACCCCGGCAATATCTACGGACGCCTGACCAACCCGACGCAGTCGGTCTTCGAGGAGCGTGTCGCCGCGCTCGAAGGCGGCGTCGCGGCGCTGGCCGTAGCCTCGGGAGCCGCGGCCATCGCCTACGCCTTTCAGAATATCACCCGCGCGGGGGAGCACATCGTTGCGGCCGAAACCATCTACGGCGGCACCTACAACCTGCTGGCGAATACGCTGCCGACCTATGGCGTGACGGCGACTTTCGTCGATCCGTCGGACGTTGCGAATTTCGAGCGGGCCGTGCGCCCCGAGACCCGGGCGATCTTCATCGAGACGCTGGGAAATCCCAATTCGAACGTCATCGACATCGAAGCGGTGGCCGCCGTCGCACACCGCCACGGGATTCCGCTGATCGTCGATAATACGTTCGGAACTCCCTACCTGATCCGCCCCATCGAACACGGAGCCGACATCGTCGTGCATTCGGCGACGAAGTTCATCGGCGGCCACGGCACGTCGCTGGGCGGCGTGATCGTTGACTCGGGCCGCTTCGACTGGGCCGCCTCGGGCAAATTCCCGCAGCTCTCCGAACCCGATCCCAGCTACCACGGCGTGCGCTTCACCGAAGCGGCCGGCGCTGCGGCCTATGCCGTGCGCATCCGGGCGATCCTGCTGCGCGACACGGGCGCCGCGCTTTCGCCCTTCAACGCCTTCATTCTGTTGCAGGGGCTCGAAACTCTCTCGCTGCGTGTCGAGCGGCACGTGCAGAACGCCCTGAAGGTGGTGGAGTACCTGTCGCACCATCCCGGAGTCGTCCGGGTGAACCACCCGGCGCTGCCCGGCCATCCCGACCACGCGCTCTATGAAAGGTATTTCCCGCAGGGCGGCGGCTCGATCTTTACCTTCGAGATCCGCGGCGGTCAGGAGGAGGCGCACCGTTTCATCGACTCGCTGGAGATCTTCTCGCTGCTTGCGAACGTCGCCGACGTGAAGTCGCTGGTAATCCACCCGGCGACGACCACCCACTCGCAGCTTTCGCCCGAGGAGCTGGCCGCGCAGGGGATCACGCCTGCCACGGTGCGCCTCTCCGTCGGCACGGAGCATGTCGATGACCTGATCGCCGACATCGAACAGGCGCTGGACGCCGCCGTGCGCTGA